A region of the Kitasatospora viridis genome:
CATGGTCACATTCCGGCGATAGACGATCCCGCCCGGGGCATTCTCGCTACGCTGTGAGTCGCAACCCGCGAGAGCGAAGGGCGTTCCGGTGACACCGTCTCAGGGCTACAACCAGTGGCACATCTCGTCCCACTCCAACGGGGATCAAGGCGGCTGCGTCGATGTCGGTATCGACGCAGCCGCCCCCGAGGCCGAGGAGATGGCCATCCGGGACAGCACGCTCCAGGGCAGCGGGCCGGTCCTCGGCTTCCCCGCCTCCGCCGTCAGCGCCCTCACCAGCGCCGTGAAGACGAAGGGCCACCGTCTCGCGGGCGGCTTCTGACCAGCACGGCAACAGAAACGGTGGTCACGGCTGGTCCCGTACCCGAGCAGCGCGGTTGGCGATCTCGCTGGAGACCGGCTTGTAGTTGGCCAGGGCGGCCTCCACCGTGGCGCGGTAGGTGGCCAAGGCGGCCTCGAAGGTCGCCTCGGCGCCGGTCATCTCCTGGTGGGCATCGGCGATCCGGTGGCGAGCGGCCTGCAGGGCGGCCTGCCACTGCTCGCGCTCGGCGTCGGTGGCCGGGACGGTGCCAGGCAAGTCGGTGAGCGCGAGCAGCGGGTGGGTGAGGTCGAAGGTGACCTCGGCCCGGTTGCCGACGTAGGCCAGCTCCTCCACGGGGTTGAGCTGCTTCGGCTTCCAGCTGTCGGTCACTGGGACTCCTTGGCGAGCTGCTGGGCCTGAAGGGCCTTGTACTCCTCCGCCTCGGCCACGGTCATCCTGGTGATGAAGAAGTCGGCGCTGTGCCTGTCGCGGATCATCTTGTGGCCGTGCTCCTGGATGCGCGCGGCGACCCACTCGTACTCGTTGGCGACATCGGGCAGCTGGCCGGAGGCGAGGTCGGAGCTGGCGGCCCGCACTCCCCCCTCGAAGGTGTAGCTCACCGGGACCTGCTCGGCGGCCTTGACCGCCCTGAAGGTCTGGGCGTTGCGAGGCGGGTGAACGTGGAACCCAGACGTCAACGTGTCGGCGTTGTAGAGCGCCGCTCCCATTCGGGTGAGCAGCGCCTTCACGTCGTCCATGCCGATCTTCGGGCGGGTGTGGAGCCGCTCGTGCTCGGCGTCGTCGATGGCCTGCTGAGCCTTGGCTCGCCAGGCCGGGGCGTGGTCGCCGAGGCAGTCGAGGGCGGTGGCGGCGGCCTTGCAGCGGCGGCACCACTTGACGGGGAGCTTGGTGCCGGTCGGGCACCCCCGGCGGGGTCCGTCGTGCCGGGAGTTGTAGACCTCGTCCGCGCCGGTGACGGCGAGGTCGCCGATGTCCTCCAGCCGGACCCCGGGAAGGGACTTCTTGGCGACGGCCGGGCAGGCGGCGGTGTGGATGGTCGGGACGAGAGCGTCGGCGGGGAAGCTCTCAGAGATGTCGATCTTGGGCCGGGCGATCACCCAGTCCCGGCTGCCGAGCACCGCATCTTCGGCAGCCAGTTGCTGCTCGGCCTGGCGCCCCTGTTCCGCTTCGGCGCGCTCGCGTTCGGCTTCGAGGCTGGCGGCCATCTCCTCGTAGCGGGCGGCGATAGGCTCTCCGGCGTGCTGCTGGTACAGGCGCTCGGCCGCTCCTACGCGGTCCTGGTACCGCTGCAGGGCGAGTTCGAAGACCTTCTCGTGGACCTTCAGGTCAGCCAGAGCCTCGTCAACCATCTCGGTGTAGACGTCGTGGGCGGTGGCCCAGATCTCGACCTCGACCCTGGTGGCCTGGATCGGCCCCTCGCCGCTGCGCGCGTCGTACTCGTCCAGGGCGACGTCGACGGCCTGCTCGCGAAGGGCGGCGGTGACGAGGCGGAGCTTGCCCAGACGGCCCTGGGTCAGGTCGGAGTCGTAGTCCGTGCGGTCATCCGTGGTCGTGCGCCACAGCAGGGGGCGCTGGTCGGTGTCCATGGCCCGGAATCTAGTACACCCACAAGAGCATGCGCAAGTGAGTTCACTAAACCTGTCAGGCCGCCAGCCCCGACTCGCGGCTCTGCAGCACCCCCAGCCGCATGCACTCCATCCTGACCGGCATCGGACCCGGCCAGCCCGGCCAGGCCGACAGGACGCCGTTCGCTGTCCTGATCCCGCGCCGCCACGCCTTGTGCAGCCCGATCTCCTGGAGCGTCACCCCGGCGCGCAGGGAGACGCCGTGGCGGTGGTTCGCGGCCAGCGTCACCCACATCCCGACCCTGCCCCCGGTCAGCCCGGCGGTCAGCGAGGCCCGGCCGCCGCTCTCCCACTGTCGGACCGCCCGCGCGGCCACCGGGGACAGGTCGACGCGCTCGCGCTCCCCGAGCCCCTCCACCCGCTGCGGATTGCGCTGCAGCCAGACGCTGCGCCGGTCGGCCCCGAAGTCGTCGGGGAAGAGCGCGGCCAGCTCCCCCGACCGGGGCGCCGACTCGACCACGACGTGCGCCATGGCGACGAAGCGCTGCCACTCCAGCGACCCGGTGGGGCGCTGAGCGTGCTGGAGCAGCAGGCCCTGGAACATGCGCAGCTGCTGGCCGGAGACCGGCTGCTGGGCTTCCCAGTCGTACGGGACGTACTCGGTGATCTCGATCCCGGCCTGGGCCGCCAGCCGCTCGACCCACAGTGTCCGGACGTTGCCGCTGTTCGAGGTGGACGAGTCCTTGGCCGGGCGCCGCGAAGGGTCGCGGAAGGCCCCTTCCTTCGCCAGCCGCCGGAACTCGGCCTGGCCCCGGCCGGTGAGCAGGGCCGACAGGCTGACCTCGGTCTCGGGGGGCAGCTCTCCCGAGGTCACGGCCCGCTCCAGCTGACGGACGACCATGTTCAGCTGCCGCGCCTGCTCCTTGCTCCACTCCTGGGAGGCGAGGAGGCGTGCGTGCACGCTGGCCAGTTCGGCCAGGGAGATCGGCTGCTGCCCGCTGCTCATGGAACAACACTAGGCGGCGGCTGCCGGGCCGCGCCAAGAAGTCACGTGCGCTGAGCCCCTCCGGTCCGGGTCCGGGAGGGGCTCAGCGCTGTGCGGGTTCCGGCTGTGGCTAGTCGAAGTCCTCGGGGCGCAGCGGGTTGTCGTTCCTGAAGACCCTGGTGTCGTTGTGCCAGGACCAGTCCGGGACGGAGTTCAGCAGGTACTTCTCGTGCGGCCAGGGCAGGCGTCCGGCCCAGTGGTCGGTGCGGATCACCCGAATCCAGCGGGCGTAGGGCAGGCCGGTGGGGCTGCGGTGGTCCCAGGCAGGGACGTGGTCGTCGGACTCCTCCAGGTAGTGGAACAGCTCGTCGGTGTTCGCGCGGAAGATCTTCAGCTGCTCTTCCCGGCTGGCAAGGATGATCTTGGTGGCGTTCTGGTAGTCGTCGAGCTGGCTTGCCGTCAGCAGGCCCCGGGAGGCGCTGTTCCGGCAGTACGCGGCGAAGTCCTGCACCTTGAAGCCGCCTTCGAGTACCGGGGGTTCGGCATCGTCCCAGAGCGCCTGCAGCGTGTCCGTGACGGCGTCGATGCCGGTCTGCCAGCCCACCGCTGCCGCGCGGTCGAGGTACTTCTTCACCTGGTTGCCGCCGTTGCCGAGGCGCCGCACCCAGCGGCGGGAGCGCAGCTTCTCGATCTGCTCGCCGAGCAGCAGGCCGTCCTCGGTGACGTAGTCCACGGGGACGTCGATGTGGCCCCAGGTGCGCGCGTACACCTCCAGGGCGACCAGCTCCGGCCGGACCCACTCCCAGCCGTCGATGGCCTCGACAGCGGCCCGGATGGCCGGGTCGAGCTTGCCCTGGGCGTACTCGCCCCGCCACGACGAGACGGTCCGCCCGTACGTGAAACCCGTGGGCGTCGTGGCGTCGTACGGGATGTTGCAGTGCTGGTTGAAGCCGACGAAGGTCGCGATGGCCTGCACGGCCTGCACGCGGCGCTGCTCCGCGAACGACCTGCGCTGTTCGGCGTCGGAGCGCAGGTCGGCGCCTTTCGCCTTGAGAGCTTCCAGGCGCTGCACGACCTGCGGGCGGGCGCTGCCCTGGGCGATGCTGGCGCGGGTGTCGGCCCACCACCGGTCGAGGCGGAAGCCGTTGACGGCCGTCCCGTCGGGGACGTTGCTGTGGCCGTGGGTGCGGACGAAGTCGGTGATCAGCCGCAGGCCCTCGCCGGTGTCGGCGGCGCGGTTGCCCTTGCGGGTCAGTTCCTGGTCGAAGGTCCACCCGGGCCGGGAGCGGAGCAGGATCTCCTCGGCCAGGGAGAGGCGTCCGGACCAGTGCTGCACGCAGATCTGGTTGATCCACTTGCCGAGGCCCTGGCAGAACGTGTCGATCACGTGGGGGTGCCGGGGCTCGGGACCGTTGTGGGCGAGCCAGCGGTCGAGGTTGTGCAGCCAGTGCAGGCGGGTGCCCCACTCGTGCGCGCGCCGGGGGGTGGAGGGCTTGTTCGGCAGGATCGGGATCGAGGCGACGGCGGCCCGCAGCGGGTCGTCCTGGGGCCGCTCCCACAGGTCGGTGAGCCACCAGGCCAGCGGGTCGCTGTCCTCGGGGAGGCGGCCGTCGTGGTCGACCAGGTGGCGGATGACGCGGGTCAGGTCGTTGACGAGGCCGGGGGTGTTGTCGAGGGTCTTCAGGATGTCCGGAGCGGGCGCGGTGGTGGTCACTTGGCGCTCCCGGCGGCGGGCAGCGGAACGACGGGCATGTGGTAGGTGCGGCCGGAGGCGGCCTCGTGGCGGCGGGTGGCGTCGTCGGCTTCCTGGATGATCTCCTCGCTGGTCTCCTCCATCAGGGCCTCGAAGACGGCGGCGTCGCTGGCGCCGTCGGGTCCGTCGTAGCCGGTGACCAGGTGGGCGCCGACGCCCAGGAGGGTGCCGTCGGGGAAGCCGGAGTCGGGGGCGTCCAGGGGCAGGGTGTCCTTGGTGCCGGGCGGGCGGCCCTCGGGGTACCAGCGCTGCTCTCGGCGGGCCGCCTCGCGCTCCATGGAGCGGTCGTGGATGCGGACGAAGACGGAGCCGACCATCACGCCGACGGTGAAGAGGTCTTCCCAGTCGGTCATGACCAGGTCGGTGGCGTCGGGGAACCAGCGGCGCAGGATCTGCGCGAGGTCGGCGTCCGGGTCGTCCTGCTCCTCCAGAGCGCTCAGCGGGGTGGAGGGGACGGTGAGGGTGACGCCGTGGCGGAGCTGGAAGATGTGGCTGACACCCGG
Encoded here:
- a CDS encoding DUF397 domain-containing protein translates to MTPSQGYNQWHISSHSNGDQGGCVDVGIDAAAPEAEEMAIRDSTLQGSGPVLGFPASAVSALTSAVKTKGHRLAGGF
- a CDS encoding helicase associated domain-containing protein; protein product: MTTTAPAPDILKTLDNTPGLVNDLTRVIRHLVDHDGRLPEDSDPLAWWLTDLWERPQDDPLRAAVASIPILPNKPSTPRRAHEWGTRLHWLHNLDRWLAHNGPEPRHPHVIDTFCQGLGKWINQICVQHWSGRLSLAEEILLRSRPGWTFDQELTRKGNRAADTGEGLRLITDFVRTHGHSNVPDGTAVNGFRLDRWWADTRASIAQGSARPQVVQRLEALKAKGADLRSDAEQRRSFAEQRRVQAVQAIATFVGFNQHCNIPYDATTPTGFTYGRTVSSWRGEYAQGKLDPAIRAAVEAIDGWEWVRPELVALEVYARTWGHIDVPVDYVTEDGLLLGEQIEKLRSRRWVRRLGNGGNQVKKYLDRAAAVGWQTGIDAVTDTLQALWDDAEPPVLEGGFKVQDFAAYCRNSASRGLLTASQLDDYQNATKIILASREEQLKIFRANTDELFHYLEESDDHVPAWDHRSPTGLPYARWIRVIRTDHWAGRLPWPHEKYLLNSVPDWSWHNDTRVFRNDNPLRPEDFD